Proteins encoded by one window of Mustela erminea isolate mMusErm1 chromosome 5, mMusErm1.Pri, whole genome shotgun sequence:
- the LOC116589808 gene encoding uncharacterized protein LOC116589808 — MDMWREHWSFGSVRSCWSCCTFPFSPHLGGTKVSLHRRRGNVFLLDGFVEGGDGEDGSGLLVGYPAGPGPVGDRMQASSPPAPSHRAVSYFQSICAGLCGATVVNALSANLNWGGRKRLAFMICLSSYSLRLLFGGDNKHGEIGFSEICVEKTLLMTSEAGRSSATANLSLPPALLLCFPPSLRVLPVVHGSLGLPLTPPQGPRPLASVGHSSEGPSPLQGTPGDQPQPLVCLHHKAAPPSPSPASPTPRQGRA, encoded by the exons ATGGACATGTGGAGGGAACACTGGAGCTTTGGAAGTGTCCGGTCATGCTGGTCATGCTGTACTTTCCCCTTTAGCCCTCATCTAGGCGGGACAAAGGTCTCTCTCCACCGAAGACGGGGAAATGTTTTCCTCCTGGATGGTTTTGTTGAGGGAGGGGATGGTGAGGACGGAAGTGGGCTTCTCGTGGGGTATCCGGCCGGGCCTGGCCCCGTGGGAGACAGGATGCAGGCgagcagccccccagccccctctcatCGGGCTGTTTCCTATTTTCAGAGTATATGTGCTGGCCTGTGTGGTGCAACAGTCGTAAATGCATTGTCCGCAAATCTAAACTGGGGCGGGAGGAAACGCCTGGCCTTTATGATATGTCTGTCTTCTTATTCGCTGAGACTGTTGTTTGGGGGAGATAATAAACATGGAGAGATAGGGTTTTCGGAGATCTGTGTGGAAAAAACTCTCCTGATGACATCTGAAGCAGGACGCAGCTCTGCCACTGCAAACCTCAGCTTGCCCCCGGCTCTtctgctctgcttccctccttccctcaggGTCCTCCCAGTTGTCCATGGCTCACTGGGATTGCCCTTGacccctccccaggggccccGCCCCCTTGCCTCAGTTGGGCACAGCTCTGAAGGGCCATCCCCACTCCAGGGCACCCCAGGGGACCAGCCGCAGCCTCTGGTATGCCTGCACCACAAGgccgcccctccctctcccagccctgcttcccCAACTCCACGACAG GGGAGGGCCTGA